A segment of the Prochlorococcus marinus CUG1438 genome:
TTTTGTGCATAAATCCATTGAAGACTAATATTTTCTGGAAATTCCTCTGATAAATTTATTATTTCTGAAAGTTCATTTAGATTTACAAATCCTTCAATAACCTTTATTGGATTAGATTGGATAGTCTTAAGTTCTATTTCGGTAATAATTGAGAAGAAGGGTGCTGCACCTTTAATTGCTTCCCAAATCAATTGATCTTCTGGATTTATTTGATTTTTTTTTAAAGAGATAAATGTGCCATTTCCCAAGAAACCTTTTATTGATTCAATATTATCAATGGCTAATCCATAGGCTCTACTGAGCGGGCTTACTCCACCAGTAAGTATGTAGCCTGCTCCAGGAAGTTTAGAAAGTCCGATTGGGAAACTTCGATTATGTTTTTGTAAATAATTTACTAGATCCCCCATTATTACTCCACCTCCAATTGTTACTAAATTGGTTTTTCTATCTAGTTGAATTTTGCTGTGATTTTTTCTTAGATCAAGAGTTGTAAAACCATTTTTTGCACAGCTAGAGGTTGTACCTCCACTACATACGCAAAGGTACTCGAATTTTTCATTAGAGTAATTATCTACATTAAATAAGGAATCATCAACGTCATAAATTAATTTCTTTAATTTTGCATCCTTTGAGTTGATATTTGGAACTTCAAGCAAATTAT
Coding sequences within it:
- a CDS encoding FAD-binding oxidoreductase; the encoded protein is MYYLYHNSKEQSHVVKNHNLLEVPNINSKDAKLKKLIYDVDDSLFNVDNYSNEKFEYLCVCSGGTTSSCAKNGFTTLDLRKNHSKIQLDRKTNLVTIGGGVIMGDLVNYLQKHNRSFPIGLSKLPGAGYILTGGVSPLSRAYGLAIDNIESIKGFLGNGTFISLKKNQINPEDQLIWEAIKGAAPFFSIITEIELKTIQSNPIKVIEGFVNLNELSEIINLSEEFPENISLQWIYAQKIYLYIFAELKNNLEDKITEEYLMLLEKFPALEKKLYENFNKINFFPKELNLYELNANNHSEVISLLGEDLKNDIPIFIKCLNEIMDNKPNNSCYIASQQLGCKTKKLNHGSSFFVHRKSTWKPWIYASWKKNDLQEKEVALEWIYKSWSKLKRFYPNIHLAQLHNHLNSHEEEITLAFGNRTNELKTLKNIFDPQGILPPL